A genomic region of Tachyglossus aculeatus isolate mTacAcu1 unplaced genomic scaffold, mTacAcu1.pri scaffold_96_arrow_ctg1, whole genome shotgun sequence contains the following coding sequences:
- the LOC119924326 gene encoding olfactory receptor 1019-like, with amino-acid sequence MIYKVVEAVFRKSKGYSLYRQCLGYRIRPESQFSPVRTIESILTTYISEMDQGNITVVTEFILMGLTYLPEFQLLLFLMIRAIYLMSLLGNLGLIVLITIYSRLHTPMYFFLGNLSALDFSYSSAIAPKMLADFFLEVRTISLIECAIQMYLLLACITTEGYLLAVMAYDRFMAICNPLLYVVVMSPRVCTQLMLGSYLIGLLQGLIQVLLILRLPFCKPNIINHFFCDLPPVFKVSCSNTFPNEVLLFSLGFFNGTVTFLEIVVSYVYILITILKIRSAAGRRKAFCTCVSHITVVGLLYGTAIFVYIRPSSHYAPENDKVVSVFYTLVIPMLNPLIYSLRNKDVKDALWKITHGKA; translated from the exons ATGATTTATAAAGTAGTTGAAGCAGTCTTTAGAAAAAGCAAAGGATATTCCCTCTACAGGCAGTGTCTTGG ATATAGAATTCGGCCCGAAAGCCAGTTCAGTCCAGTGAGGACCATAGAAAGCAT ATTAACCACATACATTAGTGAAATGGACCAGGGCAATATCACTGTAGTCACAGAATTCATTCTTATGGGACTCACTTATCTCCCAGaattccagctccttctcttTTTGATGATTCGGGCAATCTATCTGATGAGCCTTTTGGGAAATTTGGGATTGATTGTGCTAATCACAATATATTCTCGACTTCacaccccaatgtacttcttTCTTGGCAACTTGTCTGCCTTGGACTTTTCATATTCTTCAGCCATTGCTCCCAAGATGCTCGCAGACTTCTTTCTGGAGGTGAGAACTATTTCCTTGATAGAATGTGCCATCCAGATGTATCTCTTACTGGCCTGTATAACCACCGAGGGTTACCTCCTGGCGGTCATGGCATATGATCGCTTCATGGCAATCTGCAACCCTCTACTCTATGTGGTTGTTATGTCCCCCAGAGTTTGCACTCAGCTCATGCTTGGTTCCTATCTCATTGGTTTGCTCCAGGGACTCATTCAGGTGCTGCTAATATTACGTCTGCCATTTTGCAAGCCAAATATCatcaatcatttcttctgtgatctcCCCCCAGTATTTAAAGTATCGTGCAGTAACACCTTCCCCAATGAGGTCTTGCTTTTCAGCCTGGGGTTTTTCAATGGAACTGTCACCTTTCTGGAAATTGTGGTGTCATACGTAtatatcctcatcaccatcctgaagataCGCTCTGCAGCAGGGAGGCGCAAGGCCTTCTGCACCTGTGTCTCACATATAACGGTGGTTGGCCTATTATACGGTACCGCCATCTTCGTATACATTCGGCCCAGTTCACATTATGCGCCAGAGAATGACAAAGTGGTTTCCGTGTTTTATACTCTTGTGATACCAATGCTGAATCCTCTGATCTATAGCCTGAGAAACAAAGATGTGAAAGATGCCCTGTGGAAAATAACACATGGAAAAGCATAG